From one Streptomyces spiramyceticus genomic stretch:
- a CDS encoding (2Fe-2S)-binding protein: MSENENPRTPGPANPGGWQPIPQGGEYDAEATAFVQLPEGMTGMGAATGTGDPLAAPGHDYVPPQITVAPGAATDPGATGTWMAPPVHGEMRWPEPEGSQPSAQAAPAHDPGATGQWSFEAAAEPTPARAPVPEQAQAPAAELTGQWTIPVADGDLPDESGEFTTSALAAAQWGAAPPPTTLPGGATAPWASTANTADAGATLPGGATAPWATASNDAEPEPEPEPEPEPEPEAAPEATTEPRQEAEAEQERDQDPEPDPVSDSAAAHSEHPHASYVLRVNGADRPVTDAWIGESLLYVLRERLGLAGAKDGCSQGECGACAVQVDGRLVASCLVPAATTAGSEVRTVEGLATDGEPSDVQRALANCGAVQCGFCVPGMAMTVHDLLEGNHAPSDLEARQALCGNLCRCSGYRGVLEAVREVVAEREASAASAAAVPEEAVRIPHQAPPGAGSVQQPHPHDGGMA, from the coding sequence GTGAGCGAGAACGAGAACCCCCGGACGCCGGGGCCCGCGAACCCCGGCGGCTGGCAGCCGATCCCGCAGGGCGGCGAGTACGACGCGGAGGCCACGGCCTTCGTGCAGCTGCCCGAGGGCATGACGGGCATGGGGGCCGCGACCGGCACGGGCGACCCGCTGGCCGCCCCCGGCCACGACTACGTACCGCCGCAGATCACGGTGGCGCCGGGCGCTGCCACCGACCCGGGCGCGACCGGGACGTGGATGGCGCCGCCGGTGCACGGCGAGATGCGCTGGCCGGAACCGGAGGGCTCGCAGCCCTCTGCCCAGGCGGCCCCCGCGCACGACCCGGGCGCGACGGGCCAGTGGTCGTTCGAGGCGGCGGCGGAACCCACGCCCGCCCGCGCCCCCGTACCGGAGCAGGCACAGGCACCCGCGGCCGAGCTCACGGGCCAGTGGACCATCCCGGTGGCAGACGGGGATCTCCCGGACGAATCGGGCGAGTTCACGACCTCCGCACTCGCCGCCGCCCAGTGGGGCGCCGCGCCGCCGCCGACGACCCTGCCGGGCGGAGCGACCGCGCCATGGGCGAGTACGGCGAACACGGCGGACGCGGGCGCGACCCTGCCGGGCGGGGCAACCGCGCCCTGGGCGACGGCCTCGAACGACGCCGAACCGGAGCCGGAGCCGGAGCCCGAACCCGAGCCGGAGCCCGAGGCGGCACCGGAAGCCACAACGGAACCGAGGCAGGAAGCGGAAGCGGAGCAGGAACGGGATCAGGACCCCGAGCCGGACCCCGTCTCCGACTCGGCCGCCGCGCACAGCGAACACCCCCACGCCTCCTACGTCCTGCGCGTGAACGGCGCCGACCGCCCCGTCACCGACGCCTGGATCGGAGAGTCCCTCCTCTACGTCCTGCGCGAGCGCCTCGGCCTCGCCGGTGCCAAGGACGGCTGCTCCCAGGGCGAATGCGGCGCCTGCGCCGTCCAGGTCGACGGCCGCCTGGTCGCCTCCTGCCTGGTGCCCGCAGCCACAACCGCCGGCAGTGAGGTCCGTACAGTCGAGGGCCTGGCCACCGACGGTGAACCGTCCGACGTCCAGCGAGCTCTCGCCAACTGCGGCGCCGTCCAGTGCGGTTTCTGCGTACCCGGCATGGCGATGACCGTCCACGACCTCCTCGAAGGCAACCACGCCCCGAGCGACCTGGAGGCCCGCCAGGCCCTCTGCGGCAACCTCTGCCGCTGCTCCGGCTACCGAGGTGTCCTGGAAGCCGTACGCGAGGTCGTGGCCGAGCGAGAGGCATCCGCCGCCTCTGCCGCTGCCGTCCCCGAAGAGGCGGTCCGCATCCCGCACCAGGCGCCCCCCGGGGCCGGCAGTGTCCAGCAGCCCCACCCGCACGACGGAGGCATGGCGTGA
- a CDS encoding FAD binding domain-containing protein: MTTHAPQAAQSVTLPASLDEAVAALTAMPAAVPVAGGTDLMAAVNSGQLRPSALVGLGRISEIRGWQYQDGHALLGAGLTHARMGRPDFAALIPALAAAARAAGPPQIRNAGTLGGNIVTAAPTGDSLPVLAALEATLVIAGPGGARREMPVSHLLAGREMLGPGELIGFVRVPLLHAPQVFFKATGRTGPGRASASVALVLDPAHREVRCAVGAIAQVPLRPLEAERWIASLIEWDADRKLAPEACTAFGEYVAAGCIPDPPPAADGSEPPPLPPAVLHLRRTVAALARRALGRALA; this comes from the coding sequence TTGACCACGCACGCACCGCAGGCGGCGCAGTCCGTGACGCTGCCGGCCTCGCTCGACGAGGCCGTGGCGGCACTCACCGCCATGCCTGCCGCCGTGCCCGTCGCGGGCGGTACGGACCTGATGGCCGCCGTGAACTCCGGGCAGCTGCGGCCATCGGCCCTGGTCGGACTCGGCCGCATCAGCGAGATCCGCGGCTGGCAGTACCAGGACGGACACGCGCTGCTCGGCGCCGGCCTCACGCACGCCCGGATGGGAAGGCCCGACTTCGCGGCCCTCATCCCGGCACTGGCGGCGGCCGCGCGCGCCGCGGGCCCGCCCCAGATCCGTAACGCGGGAACGCTGGGCGGCAACATCGTCACCGCCGCCCCGACCGGCGACTCCCTGCCCGTCCTGGCCGCCCTGGAAGCGACGCTCGTGATCGCCGGACCCGGTGGCGCACGCCGCGAGATGCCCGTCTCCCACCTGCTGGCCGGCCGCGAGATGCTGGGCCCGGGCGAGCTGATCGGCTTCGTGCGCGTACCGCTGCTGCACGCCCCCCAGGTCTTCTTCAAGGCCACCGGCCGTACCGGCCCCGGCCGCGCGTCCGCGTCCGTGGCCCTGGTCCTCGACCCCGCGCACCGCGAGGTGCGCTGCGCGGTGGGCGCCATCGCTCAGGTGCCGCTGCGGCCGCTGGAGGCGGAGCGCTGGATCGCCTCGCTGATCGAGTGGGACGCGGACCGCAAGCTGGCGCCCGAGGCGTGCACGGCCTTCGGCGAGTACGTCGCGGCCGGCTGCATCCCGGACCCGCCACCGGCGGCGGACGGGTCGGAGCCGCCCCCGCTGCCACCCGCCGTACTGCATCTGCGGCGCACCGTCGCCGCGCTGGCCCGACGAGCGCTGGGGAGGGCACTGGCGTGA